TGCGGCCACGAGGCCGATGATGAGCAGGATCAGGCCGAGTACAACCATGATGTGTTCTCCCTCCGGGGAATAGGTAGTCGTCCTATACCCGGAGCGCGGCAGTTCACTCCCGGGCGAACGCGAATCGGGGCGTGGCGCAGGTCACGCCCCGCTCACTCCCCGCTCACACGCCGAGCGCGGTGATCGCCTCGTGGATCGAGAGCGTCCGCTCGGCGGACTCGACGTGGAGGTTCTCCACCATCTTGCCGTTGTAGGTCACGACGCCGGACCCCTTGCCTTCCTCCCACGCCGCGAGGATCCCGCGGGCGTCCTCGACGGCCGACTCGCTCGGCGCGAACGCCGTGTTGGCGCCCTCGACCTGGCCGGGGTGGATCAGGGTCTTGCCGTCGAAGCCCATCTCGCGGCCCTGCTGGCACTCGGCGAGGAAGCCGTCGATGTTCTTCACGTCGTTGTAGACGCCGTCGAGGATCGCGACGCCGGCGGCGCGCGCGGCCAGCAGCGAGAGCGAGAGCGAGGTCAGGAGCGGTGCGCGGCCCGGGACGTGCTCGGCGTACAGCTCCTTGACGAGGTCGTTGGTGCCCATGACCAGGACCGCGAGCCGGTCGGAGGCCGCCGCGATCTCGCGGACGTTGAACACCGCCTCGGGCGTCTCGACCATCGCCCACAGGCGGGTGTGATCGGGGGCGCCGGCCTTCTCCAGCGCGGCGACCAGGGCGCGGACCTCGTCGGCGCTGTTGACCTTGGGGACCACCACGCCCGCCGGGCCGGCCTGGGCGGCGGCGACGATGTCGTCGTCGTGCCACTGGGTGCCGATGCCGTTGACGCGGATGGTGACCGTACGGCGGCCGTACTCGCCCGACGCGGCGGCCGCGGCGGCGGCCTCACGGGCGGCGGGCTTGGCGTCGGGGGCCACGGCGTCCTCGAGGTCGAGGATCAGGCCGTCGCAGGCGATCGCCTTGGCCTTCTCCAGCGCCCGCTCGTTGGAGCTCGGCATGTAGAGGACCGAGCGCAGGGGGGTGAAGTCACTCATGCGGGCACCTCGATCGCGTCGTACTGCTTCTTCAGCTCGGGGTCGATCGCGGCGAGCTCCTCGGCCAGCCGCACCATCACCAGGCACTGCTTGAGGGAGGCGTCGTCCTCCATCTTGCCGTCGAGCATCACCGCGCCGGTGCCGTCACCCATGGCCGCGACCACGCGGCGGGCGTGCTTGATGTCCTCGACGCTGGGGCTGAAGACCCGGTTGGCGATGGCGATCTGCTTGGGGTGCAGGCTCCACGTGCCGACGCAGCCGAGCAGGAAGGCGTTGCGGAACTGGTCCTCGCACGCGACCTCGTCGGCGATGTCGCCGAAGGGGCCGTAGTAGGGGTAGATGCCGTGCATCGCGCAGGCGTCGACCATCCGGGCGATCGTGTAGTGCCAGAGGTCCTGCTGGTAGGTCGCGCGCTCGCCGACCTCGATGCCGTCGGAGGACTTGGTCGGGTCCTGGCGGACGAGGTAGCCGGGGTGGCCGCCGCCGACGCGGGTGGTCTTCATGCGGCGGTCCGCCGCGAGGTCGGCCGGGCCGAGGGAGAGGCCCTGCATGCGCGGGCTGGCGCCGCAGATCTCCTCGACGTTGGCCACGCCGCGGGCGGTCTCGAGGATCGCGTGCACGAGGATCGGCCGGTCCAGTCCGGCCTTGGCCTCGAGCTGGGCGAGCAGCCGGTCGACGTAGTGGATGTCCTCGGCGCCCTGCACCTTCGGCACCATGATCACGTCGAGCTTGTCGCCGATGGCCGGCACGAGCGTGGTCAGGTCGTCGAGGACCCAGGGGCTGTCGAGGGCGTTGATCCGGGTCCAGAGCTGGGTGGGCCCGAAGTCGGTGCCCTGGGCGATCTTCACCAGGCCCTCGCGGGCGGCGACCTTGTTGTCGGCCTTGACGGCGTCCTCGAGGTTGCCGAGCAGGACGTCGACGGTGCCGACCATGGCCGGGATCTTGGCGGCCATCTTCTCGTTGCTCGGGTCGAAGAAGTGGATCGCCCGGCTGGGGCGGGCCGGGACCTCGGTCAGGGGGGTCGGGGCCCCCACGGCGAGGGGGCGGAAGAAGTCCTTGGCGCTACGGCTGCTGCTGGGCATGGGCGGAAACTAGCAGCGGGTGGCTACTCGCCGGTATGACCGATCTGACAGTGGATCCCCATCAGCGCGGGCGGCGGAACCAGCAACGCTTCGGCGACTCCGCCACGGGCGCCGGGGTCGGTGCGGGCGTCGCGCGGTGCGCCGCGAGCCTCGCCGTACGGCGTTGGCGCCAGCCCGCAACGGTGGAGTCGACGTCGCGCGGCATCGTGATCAGCGGCGGCCCCTCGGGCGGTCGGTAGCGGGCGGCGATCACCCGGGCGTTGAACTCCTCGACCTCGCGCCGCACCTCGGCCTCGACGTTGAGGCGGTCGAGCAGGGCGTCGAGCTCGGCGTCGTCCTTGCGGAGCTGGAGCGAGGCCGGCAGCACCGCGATGTGCTCGCGCTCGACCAGCTTCTTCAGCCACCAGTCCGGGTCGTGGGTCGGGCCGAGGTCCGTGATCGGCTTGCCGGCACCGGGCAGGTTGTCGAACTCGCCCTTGGCCATCGCGAC
The DNA window shown above is from Nocardioides ginsengisegetis and carries:
- a CDS encoding HpcH/HpaI aldolase/citrate lyase family protein gives rise to the protein MSDFTPLRSVLYMPSSNERALEKAKAIACDGLILDLEDAVAPDAKPAAREAAAAAAASGEYGRRTVTIRVNGIGTQWHDDDIVAAAQAGPAGVVVPKVNSADEVRALVAALEKAGAPDHTRLWAMVETPEAVFNVREIAAASDRLAVLVMGTNDLVKELYAEHVPGRAPLLTSLSLSLLAARAAGVAILDGVYNDVKNIDGFLAECQQGREMGFDGKTLIHPGQVEGANTAFAPSESAVEDARGILAAWEEGKGSGVVTYNGKMVENLHVESAERTLSIHEAITALGV
- a CDS encoding HpcH/HpaI aldolase/citrate lyase family protein; this translates as MPSSSRSAKDFFRPLAVGAPTPLTEVPARPSRAIHFFDPSNEKMAAKIPAMVGTVDVLLGNLEDAVKADNKVAAREGLVKIAQGTDFGPTQLWTRINALDSPWVLDDLTTLVPAIGDKLDVIMVPKVQGAEDIHYVDRLLAQLEAKAGLDRPILVHAILETARGVANVEEICGASPRMQGLSLGPADLAADRRMKTTRVGGGHPGYLVRQDPTKSSDGIEVGERATYQQDLWHYTIARMVDACAMHGIYPYYGPFGDIADEVACEDQFRNAFLLGCVGTWSLHPKQIAIANRVFSPSVEDIKHARRVVAAMGDGTGAVMLDGKMEDDASLKQCLVMVRLAEELAAIDPELKKQYDAIEVPA
- a CDS encoding DUF1992 domain-containing protein encodes the protein MTDQPDRQTDPLPEKDERTGRSAAAARMHNQASWVDQQIRVAMAKGEFDNLPGAGKPITDLGPTHDPDWWLKKLVEREHIAVLPASLQLRKDDAELDALLDRLNVEAEVRREVEEFNARVIAARYRPPEGPPLITMPRDVDSTVAGWRQRRTARLAAHRATPAPTPAPVAESPKRCWFRRPR